In Chloroflexota bacterium, one DNA window encodes the following:
- a CDS encoding CoA transferase produces MAGPLTGYTVLDLTWGIPGPLAAMLMADYGAEVIRIVPPGGDVVTHPGYRVWNRGKKSVTLDLKKPEGKHVLEKLLAKADVLVESFSPGVADALGIGYEAVHKKFPRLVYTSISAYGQKGSDRDRPGYDGLVQARVGIHGQQTGHRKGPIYAGLAMPSYSTAFNVVIGALTALYVRDTKTGNGQHVDTSLRDGALAMLNMNWWRTERGADKFNITPWQKRLLVELFECAKGEWLQLHTGAQGAFDRMMEHIGFKEYVGVPMTGESWPEMEKRTKRWFLEHSRDEGLAMLKRADVPSLPVLPPGGALHDAQAYAMKFVETVDDPEIGPIEEIGLSLRFEKAPTAIRGSAPKKGQHTEELLSAAGYTKNDIAKLRAAAVI; encoded by the coding sequence ATGGCAGGACCGCTGACCGGCTACACCGTTCTCGATCTCACCTGGGGCATCCCCGGCCCCCTTGCCGCCATGCTCATGGCCGATTACGGGGCCGAGGTCATACGTATCGTCCCGCCCGGCGGCGATGTCGTCACCCACCCCGGCTATCGCGTCTGGAATCGAGGCAAAAAGAGCGTGACCCTCGACCTCAAGAAGCCCGAAGGGAAGCACGTTCTCGAGAAGCTGCTGGCCAAGGCCGATGTCCTTGTCGAAAGCTTCTCCCCCGGCGTCGCCGATGCGCTCGGGATCGGCTACGAGGCCGTTCACAAGAAGTTCCCCCGTCTGGTCTATACCTCCATCTCCGCCTATGGCCAGAAGGGCAGCGACCGTGACCGCCCCGGGTATGACGGCCTCGTCCAGGCCCGCGTCGGTATCCACGGCCAGCAGACAGGCCACCGCAAGGGGCCCATCTACGCCGGCCTCGCCATGCCCAGCTATTCCACCGCCTTTAACGTCGTCATCGGCGCGCTCACCGCCCTCTACGTCCGCGATACCAAGACCGGCAATGGCCAGCATGTGGACACCTCCCTCCGCGATGGCGCCCTCGCCATGCTCAATATGAACTGGTGGCGCACGGAGCGCGGCGCGGACAAGTTCAACATCACCCCCTGGCAGAAGCGCCTCCTCGTCGAGCTCTTCGAATGCGCCAAAGGAGAATGGCTCCAGCTTCACACCGGCGCGCAGGGCGCCTTCGACCGGATGATGGAGCATATCGGCTTTAAGGAGTATGTGGGCGTTCCCATGACCGGCGAAAGCTGGCCCGAGATGGAGAAACGCACCAAGCGGTGGTTCCTGGAGCACTCCCGGGATGAGGGCCTCGCCATGCTGAAGCGCGCAGATGTTCCCTCTCTGCCGGTCCTGCCCCCTGGCGGCGCCCTTCATGACGCCCAGGCCTACGCCATGAAGTTCGTCGAAACCGTTGACGACCCGGAGATCGGCCCCATCGAAGAGATCGGCCTCAGCCTCCGTTTCGAAAAGGCTCCCACCGCCATCCGTGGCTCCGCTCCCAAGAAGGGCCAGCACACGGAAGAGCTGCTTTCCGCCGCAGGCTACACCAAGAACGATATCGCGAAGCTGCGCGCCGCCGCCGTCATCTAA
- a CDS encoding zinc ribbon domain-containing protein, translating into MFCPKCGTANEDTAAFCGKCGHNISAPVAAQPQPPVATPPRSSAPSPFPSIMDTSLSLWHHAPIPCPRKS; encoded by the coding sequence ATGTTCTGCCCTAAATGTGGCACAGCGAACGAAGATACGGCGGCATTCTGCGGGAAGTGCGGCCACAATATCAGCGCCCCCGTTGCTGCCCAGCCGCAACCGCCTGTGGCAACGCCGCCTCGATCAAGTGCTCCCTCGCCCTTTCCATCCATCATGGACACCTCCTTGAGTTTGTGGCATCATGCCCCAATTCCGTGTCCAAGAAAATCCTAG
- a CDS encoding phenylalanine--tRNA ligase subunit beta: protein MKAPLSWLKWYVPFELDPHTLGHRMTLAGVEADKIEVRGGWDGVVVGLVKAVNPHPNADRLRLATVDYGAGEMTVVCGAPNVAAGQKIAFARAGAKLIDGHTGKPAVLKPAKIRGVESQGMVCSEKELGLSQEHEGILVLPSEAAIGTPLDAVLGDAVIDFAVTANRPDCLSMLGLAHEVAALTGGKVREPTLRYPETGEAIQKKTRVEILDADLCPRYIAGLATGVKIGPSPKWMQDRLTAAGMRPINNIVDITNYVMLEFGQPLHAFDYDLLTEHRIVVRRAKAGETITTIDGQERKLTPSILLIADAARPVALAGVMGGARSEVSERTTNVLLESAAFNNINIRRTSRDIGLRSEASSRFEKGLSAELPIYAARRAMQLFVELCGGTAAQGLVDVYPGKAPQRRVRVTGHRASALLGVRLTSSDLTPVLRSLGCDIHHASDDALEVTPPYWRMDLNIEDDLVEEYVRIKGFDSIPTAKLSGAVPAFEPSPLLALKESLRDLLAGAGLQEVITYSLTNQAGQALSGGGNGLRILNPLASDQEELRLNLRHGLLKTLAINQRNQENGVRLFELGRIYIPRSEELPDEREILGVLLSGPRDDLHWRRTEESLDFFDAKGLIESLLAELLLKGTFDPTKDAVLHPGKTAAITLGKTQVGVVGEVHPKFARAFDLLERSAAYFEIDLQALLEAMPKDERRYQAVGRFPSVLRDLAIVVDRALPAEQVAALIRSGEMVAGVTPFDVYTGKNIAPDKKSLAYRVVFQSPSKTLTTEEADGLQERLLSRLAKEFGATLRG, encoded by the coding sequence ATGAAAGCTCCCCTCTCCTGGCTGAAGTGGTACGTTCCGTTTGAGCTTGACCCGCACACGCTGGGCCACCGGATGACGCTTGCCGGCGTTGAGGCGGACAAGATCGAAGTGCGCGGCGGCTGGGATGGCGTCGTCGTCGGCCTGGTGAAGGCGGTCAACCCGCACCCGAACGCCGACCGCCTGCGCCTGGCGACGGTGGACTACGGCGCAGGGGAGATGACGGTGGTCTGCGGCGCGCCGAACGTGGCAGCGGGGCAGAAGATTGCCTTTGCGCGAGCAGGGGCGAAACTCATTGACGGGCACACGGGCAAGCCTGCCGTGCTGAAGCCCGCAAAGATCCGGGGCGTTGAATCGCAGGGGATGGTCTGCTCCGAAAAAGAGCTTGGCCTTTCGCAGGAGCATGAAGGCATCCTGGTGCTGCCATCGGAGGCGGCTATCGGAACACCGCTGGACGCCGTCCTGGGCGATGCCGTCATTGACTTCGCGGTGACTGCCAACCGGCCGGACTGCCTCTCCATGCTGGGGCTGGCGCACGAAGTGGCGGCGCTGACGGGCGGCAAGGTGCGGGAGCCGACGCTGCGCTACCCGGAGACGGGCGAGGCGATCCAGAAGAAGACACGGGTCGAAATCCTCGATGCCGACCTCTGCCCGCGCTATATCGCGGGCTTGGCCACCGGCGTCAAGATCGGCCCCTCGCCGAAGTGGATGCAGGACCGCCTGACGGCGGCCGGGATGCGTCCCATCAACAATATCGTGGATATCACGAACTACGTCATGCTCGAGTTCGGCCAGCCGCTCCACGCCTTTGACTACGACCTGCTGACAGAGCACCGGATCGTGGTGCGACGGGCGAAGGCGGGCGAGACCATCACCACGATAGACGGCCAGGAGCGGAAGCTGACGCCCAGCATACTCCTCATCGCGGACGCGGCGCGGCCGGTGGCGCTGGCGGGCGTGATGGGCGGCGCGCGCAGCGAAGTGAGCGAGCGCACGACGAACGTGCTGCTGGAATCGGCGGCCTTCAACAATATCAACATCCGTCGAACGTCCAGAGATATCGGCCTGCGGAGCGAGGCATCGTCGCGCTTCGAAAAGGGCCTTTCGGCGGAGCTGCCCATCTACGCGGCGCGCCGGGCGATGCAGCTCTTTGTGGAGCTGTGCGGCGGGACGGCGGCGCAGGGGCTTGTGGATGTCTACCCAGGAAAGGCGCCGCAGCGGAGGGTGCGGGTGACGGGCCATCGGGCGAGTGCGCTGCTGGGCGTCCGACTCACTTCAAGCGACCTGACGCCGGTGCTGAGGTCGCTCGGCTGTGATATCCATCACGCAAGCGACGACGCGTTGGAGGTCACACCACCCTACTGGCGGATGGACTTGAATATCGAGGACGACCTGGTAGAGGAGTATGTGCGCATCAAAGGCTTCGACTCGATCCCGACGGCAAAGCTCTCAGGGGCTGTGCCAGCCTTCGAGCCATCGCCGCTCCTGGCGCTCAAGGAGAGCCTGCGCGATTTGCTGGCGGGAGCGGGACTGCAAGAGGTCATCACCTATTCGCTGACGAACCAGGCCGGGCAAGCGCTCTCCGGGGGCGGCAACGGCCTGCGCATCCTGAATCCCCTGGCGAGTGACCAGGAGGAGCTGCGCCTGAACCTGCGCCACGGGCTGCTGAAGACACTGGCGATCAACCAGAGGAACCAGGAGAACGGTGTGCGTCTCTTCGAGCTGGGGCGCATCTACATCCCACGCTCGGAAGAGCTTCCGGACGAGCGGGAAATCCTTGGGGTGCTCCTCTCCGGGCCGCGGGATGACCTGCACTGGAGGCGAACAGAGGAGAGCCTGGACTTCTTCGACGCGAAGGGGCTGATCGAAAGCCTCCTGGCTGAGTTACTCCTGAAGGGAACCTTCGATCCCACAAAGGACGCCGTCCTGCACCCTGGGAAGACGGCGGCGATTACCCTCGGGAAGACGCAGGTGGGTGTCGTTGGCGAAGTGCATCCTAAATTCGCGCGCGCCTTCGACCTTTTAGAAAGATCTGCGGCCTATTTCGAGATTGATCTTCAAGCGCTGCTTGAAGCGATGCCGAAGGATGAGCGACGCTACCAGGCGGTCGGGCGCTTCCCCAGCGTCCTGCGGGACCTGGCTATCGTGGTAGACAGGGCGCTGCCGGCGGAGCAGGTGGCGGCGCTGATCCGGTCCGGGGAGATGGTGGCGGGGGTAACACCGTTTGATGTTTACACGGGCAAGAATATCGCCCCGGACAAGAAGTCGTTGGCTTACCGGGTGGTCTTCCAGTCACCGTCCAAGACACTCACGACGGAAGAGGCGGATGGACTACAGGAACGCCTGCTGTCGCGCCTCGCAAAGGAATTTGGGGCGACGCTCCGGGGTTAG
- a CDS encoding acetyl-CoA acetyltransferase — protein MPAWELKDKVAIVGIGETEYTRWGKATKSELALTLEAIVKAVNDAGIDMSEVDGFCSYASERQEPITLANALGIKQLRWNTLHWGGGGGGSAGGVMDAMLAVATGVANYVVAYRSLAQGQFYRFGMAKGPSVASGNSAFSNCFGLLTPAMTFALQARRHMHEYGTTSLQMGAVAVASYKHAQNNPRAVMRGRPITLSDHQASRMIADPFHLYDCCQENDGACAVVLTTAARAKHLKQKPVYIMSASQGSGYREGVSGHNKLQYTTANFGAVAKDLYARAGITPKDVDVAQIYENFTGMVIMSIEDHGFCKRGEGGPFVEGGRIEIGGELPINTSGGNLAEAYIHGFELVIEGVRQMRGTSVNQVKDAEICLVAGGPGVAPCSDLLIRR, from the coding sequence ATGCCAGCTTGGGAGCTGAAGGACAAGGTCGCCATAGTCGGCATCGGCGAGACGGAGTACACGCGGTGGGGCAAGGCGACGAAGAGCGAGCTCGCCCTGACGCTCGAAGCCATCGTCAAGGCGGTGAACGACGCGGGCATTGATATGAGCGAAGTGGACGGCTTCTGCTCGTATGCGAGCGAACGCCAGGAGCCGATCACGCTGGCGAACGCCTTGGGCATCAAGCAGCTGCGGTGGAACACGCTCCACTGGGGCGGCGGAGGAGGCGGCTCGGCGGGAGGCGTGATGGACGCGATGCTGGCCGTGGCGACGGGTGTAGCGAACTATGTGGTGGCATACCGATCGCTGGCGCAGGGGCAGTTCTACCGGTTCGGGATGGCGAAGGGGCCCAGCGTGGCCAGCGGCAACAGCGCCTTTTCGAACTGCTTCGGCCTGCTGACGCCGGCGATGACCTTCGCGCTCCAGGCAAGACGCCATATGCACGAATACGGAACGACGAGCCTCCAGATGGGGGCGGTGGCCGTCGCGAGCTACAAGCATGCGCAGAACAACCCCCGCGCCGTGATGCGCGGCCGCCCCATCACGCTGTCTGATCATCAAGCCTCGCGGATGATCGCAGACCCGTTCCACCTCTACGATTGCTGTCAGGAAAACGACGGCGCATGCGCAGTGGTGCTGACGACGGCGGCGCGGGCGAAGCACCTGAAGCAGAAGCCCGTCTACATCATGTCGGCCTCGCAGGGGTCCGGCTACCGCGAGGGCGTGAGCGGACACAACAAGCTGCAGTACACCACGGCGAACTTCGGCGCAGTGGCGAAGGACCTGTACGCGCGGGCGGGCATCACGCCGAAGGATGTGGACGTGGCGCAGATCTACGAGAACTTCACCGGCATGGTCATCATGTCCATCGAAGACCACGGCTTCTGCAAGCGTGGCGAGGGAGGGCCCTTCGTGGAGGGAGGGCGCATCGAGATCGGCGGGGAGCTGCCGATCAACACGAGCGGCGGGAACCTAGCGGAGGCGTACATCCACGGGTTCGAGCTGGTGATCGAGGGCGTGCGGCAGATGCGCGGCACGTCTGTGAACCAAGTGAAGGACGCTGAAATCTGTCTCGTCGCCGGCGGGCCGGGCGTGGCCCCGTGCAGCGACCTGCTTATCAGGAGATAG
- a CDS encoding UDP-glucose/GDP-mannose dehydrogenase family protein gives MNIAIIGTGYVGLVTGTCLAETGNQVVCVDNNPEKITQLQKGAVPFYEPGLEELVHRHSASGSLCFSTDLAEAVAKALIIFICVGTPPGQEGAADLTAVESVAKDIARAMNGYKVIVTKSTVPVGTTDALAKKIALFTTQPFDMVSNPEFLKQGDAVHDFLKPDHIVIGTTSAKAAETMRELYAPFVRTGSPVLLTDTRSSEMTKYATNAMLAARISFMNEIANLCELVGADVEIVRKGLGADKRIGSSFIFPGVGYGGSCLPKDVKALAQMGRQNGYTLRLCEAVDYVNHSQADRFFKKIEQHFGSLAGVKIALWGLSFKPRTDDLREAPSIRLIQRLLSAGAQISAHDPQAMGLVAKAYPSGIRFSHDAYDAAAGAQAIALITEWNEFRNPDFARVKKTMQSPIIFDGRNIYDGTKLRQMGFTYYGIGRP, from the coding sequence TTGAATATCGCAATCATCGGCACGGGGTACGTCGGGCTCGTTACTGGGACATGCCTCGCAGAAACGGGGAACCAGGTAGTCTGTGTTGACAACAACCCTGAAAAGATCACCCAACTACAGAAGGGCGCTGTCCCTTTCTATGAGCCGGGCCTGGAGGAGCTCGTCCACCGACATTCGGCGAGCGGGTCTCTTTGCTTTAGCACAGATCTTGCCGAAGCAGTGGCCAAGGCATTAATCATCTTCATCTGTGTAGGGACCCCGCCAGGACAGGAGGGCGCGGCTGACCTTACAGCTGTGGAATCGGTCGCCAAGGATATTGCCAGGGCGATGAACGGGTACAAGGTCATCGTCACGAAAAGCACCGTGCCGGTAGGAACAACTGATGCCCTGGCAAAGAAGATCGCCCTTTTCACAACGCAGCCGTTCGATATGGTTTCCAACCCCGAATTCCTAAAGCAAGGCGATGCGGTGCATGATTTCCTCAAGCCGGACCACATCGTTATTGGGACCACAAGCGCGAAGGCTGCGGAGACGATGCGCGAGCTCTACGCCCCCTTCGTCCGAACCGGAAGTCCGGTCCTTCTCACCGATACACGCAGCTCAGAAATGACAAAGTACGCCACAAACGCCATGCTCGCGGCACGGATCTCCTTCATGAATGAAATTGCCAACCTTTGCGAACTTGTCGGAGCCGACGTTGAAATTGTGCGAAAAGGACTCGGCGCAGACAAACGGATAGGTAGCTCATTCATATTCCCTGGGGTAGGCTACGGCGGAAGCTGTTTGCCTAAGGACGTGAAAGCACTAGCCCAGATGGGACGCCAAAATGGCTATACGCTTCGTCTCTGTGAGGCCGTTGATTATGTTAATCATAGTCAAGCTGACCGATTCTTCAAAAAAATCGAGCAGCATTTCGGCTCGCTGGCAGGAGTGAAAATCGCACTTTGGGGGCTCTCCTTCAAACCGAGGACCGACGATCTGCGAGAGGCTCCGTCTATCCGGCTCATCCAGCGGTTGCTCAGTGCTGGAGCGCAAATCAGCGCACATGACCCGCAGGCGATGGGCCTCGTAGCGAAGGCCTACCCAAGCGGCATCAGGTTCTCGCATGACGCCTACGATGCTGCCGCAGGTGCCCAAGCTATCGCTCTTATCACTGAGTGGAATGAGTTTCGGAATCCCGACTTTGCACGTGTCAAAAAGACGATGCAGTCACCTATTATTTTCGACGGCAGGAACATTTACGACGGCACAAAGCTGAGGCAGATGGGCTTCACATACTACGGCATAGGGCGCCCCTGA
- a CDS encoding zinc-ribbon domain-containing protein, which yields MYCPKCGVQRADEAVYCTRCGQHFASPVEIVVPRPAPAPLPYADPGRRVAAFIVDWLIVLTPVIALSIAYAVLSPDVAEAATLENFDIDYSESYSGLAAFLLVLGFAGPWLYFAGFESSKRRATPGKMLLGLVVTNEDGGHIGFGRATARYFAKAISASLVLIGYLMAFWSDRRQALHDVFARTLVLEASAHTTPFKEPANVLP from the coding sequence GTGTATTGCCCTAAGTGCGGCGTCCAGCGGGCCGATGAGGCCGTTTATTGCACCCGGTGCGGCCAGCACTTCGCCTCTCCCGTTGAGATTGTGGTTCCACGGCCCGCGCCGGCGCCCTTGCCGTACGCAGATCCGGGCAGGCGGGTCGCCGCCTTTATCGTTGACTGGCTGATTGTTTTGACACCCGTCATAGCCCTTTCGATTGCGTATGCCGTCCTGAGCCCCGATGTGGCAGAGGCTGCAACCCTTGAGAACTTCGATATCGATTACTCCGAGAGCTATTCGGGCCTGGCCGCTTTCTTGCTTGTGCTGGGCTTTGCCGGCCCGTGGCTCTACTTCGCAGGCTTTGAGTCCTCAAAACGGAGGGCCACTCCAGGGAAGATGCTCCTGGGCCTTGTCGTCACCAATGAGGATGGCGGCCACATCGGCTTCGGTCGCGCCACGGCCCGCTACTTCGCGAAGGCGATTTCCGCTAGCCTTGTTTTGATAGGTTATCTGATGGCCTTCTGGTCAGACCGCCGTCAGGCGTTGCATGACGTGTTTGCCAGGACCCTGGTCTTAGAGGCATCTGCACACACCACCCCATTTAAGGAGCCGGCAAATGTTCTGCCCTAA
- the pheS gene encoding phenylalanine--tRNA ligase subunit alpha, producing the protein MQEQLTHLRAEALAALEKVSNAKELEEWRIAYLGRKGQMTQVLRGLGALSPEDRRAAGAQSNELKALLEQRFAEREAALQAGSAEAIAASEAIDVTLPGRPVQIGRLHPITQVIREITGAFTAMGFQVVEGPEVEWDYYNFETLNIPKGHPARDMWDTMWIDQKNKDGERPLLLRTHTSPMQIRYMERHKPPVRVVVPGKVYRYEATDATHEWHFHQIEGLVVDKGVSFAQLKGTLEEFAKRLFGIERKVRFRCDYFPFVEPGAEMAIDWQGRWLEILGAGMVHPVVLKNMGCDPQVYSGFAFGMGVERIAMLKYGIDDIRHFYTNDLRFLKQF; encoded by the coding sequence ATGCAGGAACAACTTACCCATCTGCGCGCCGAAGCCCTTGCCGCCTTGGAAAAGGTCTCCAACGCCAAGGAGCTTGAGGAGTGGCGCATCGCTTACCTTGGGCGCAAGGGGCAGATGACCCAGGTCCTTCGGGGCCTTGGGGCGCTTTCGCCGGAGGATCGCCGGGCGGCTGGAGCGCAATCGAACGAGCTGAAGGCGCTCCTGGAGCAGCGCTTCGCCGAGCGGGAGGCCGCCCTGCAAGCAGGGTCGGCTGAGGCGATAGCAGCCAGCGAGGCGATTGATGTGACCCTGCCGGGGAGGCCCGTCCAGATAGGACGGCTGCACCCAATCACGCAAGTGATCCGGGAAATCACAGGCGCTTTCACCGCGATGGGCTTCCAGGTCGTGGAAGGGCCGGAAGTGGAGTGGGACTACTACAACTTCGAGACGCTGAACATCCCGAAGGGCCACCCGGCTCGGGATATGTGGGACACGATGTGGATAGACCAGAAGAACAAGGACGGCGAACGTCCGCTGCTTCTGCGCACGCATACCTCGCCCATGCAGATACGCTACATGGAGAGGCACAAGCCGCCGGTCCGCGTCGTGGTCCCCGGCAAGGTCTATCGCTATGAGGCGACAGATGCGACCCACGAGTGGCACTTTCACCAAATCGAAGGGTTGGTGGTGGACAAGGGCGTAAGCTTCGCGCAGTTGAAGGGGACGCTCGAAGAGTTCGCGAAGCGGCTCTTCGGCATCGAGCGGAAGGTGCGCTTCCGCTGCGACTACTTCCCCTTCGTGGAGCCCGGCGCGGAGATGGCGATTGACTGGCAGGGGCGCTGGCTGGAAATCCTGGGCGCGGGGATGGTGCATCCGGTTGTGTTGAAGAATATGGGGTGTGACCCTCAAGTCTATTCCGGTTTCGCTTTTGGTATGGGCGTGGAGCGCATCGCGATGCTGAAGTACGGGATAGACGATATCCGGCATTTCTATACGAACGACCTAAGATTCCTGAAGCAGTTCTAA
- a CDS encoding RDD family protein, whose product MPQFRVQENPRAGDIIVAATGNDVEDDGGFTKLDAVARLIAFFGGWLYYALMESSPRKATLGKMALGIAVTDYDGKQITFAKATGRYFGKLISVVILLIGYLMVAWTEKKQGLHDIMAGTLVVNEKKS is encoded by the coding sequence ATGCCCCAATTCCGTGTCCAAGAAAATCCTAGGGCGGGGGACATCATCGTTGCCGCTACAGGCAATGATGTGGAAGACGATGGCGGATTCACGAAGCTGGATGCCGTCGCCCGGCTCATCGCCTTCTTCGGCGGCTGGCTCTACTATGCCCTCATGGAGAGCTCGCCGCGCAAGGCCACCCTCGGCAAGATGGCCCTCGGCATCGCGGTGACCGACTACGATGGAAAGCAAATCACTTTTGCAAAGGCGACAGGCCGCTATTTCGGCAAACTCATTTCTGTTGTCATCCTCCTCATCGGATACCTGATGGTCGCCTGGACGGAAAAGAAACAGGGCCTGCATGACATCATGGCAGGCACCCTCGTCGTCAACGAGAAAAAGTCGTAG
- a CDS encoding CoA transferase, which translates to MYALQGIKIVDFGIFFAGPYAAKLLADLGADVIKVEAVTGDPMRRSMGPFIGCQRNKRSLAVDLKNPDGQAIVHKLFKQTDIVCHNMRPGVAERLGIGYEDVKKFNPGVIYMHSPSFGTIGPRKDQPGFEPLVGAMVGMAIMSAGKGNNPVNSVANMDYGNGQLGAIGLLMALIHRAKTGQGQKIECPQMVSGMITTSELHWKKDGTLSEWFQLDQKQTGYGPLCRIYPTKSEEWICVVVAKEKDFQALCKTVGAPGLSSDLRFATKEARKKNADSLSAELEKLFLARTAAEWFKALDAAGVPCEISEMKGPDKLFGNPEHVQSGLVSVYPHSQFGTMREVGQIIRLSETPGNIWGPAPLAGQHTRDILAELGYTTSQQDDLKTRGIVNWPIEERAKVGV; encoded by the coding sequence ATGTACGCGCTCCAAGGCATCAAGATCGTAGACTTCGGTATCTTCTTCGCAGGCCCTTATGCCGCGAAGCTCCTTGCCGATCTCGGCGCAGACGTCATCAAGGTGGAAGCCGTCACCGGCGACCCTATGCGCCGCAGCATGGGCCCCTTCATCGGCTGCCAGCGCAACAAACGCTCTCTCGCCGTGGACCTCAAGAACCCGGATGGCCAGGCCATCGTCCACAAGCTCTTCAAGCAGACGGACATCGTCTGCCACAACATGCGCCCGGGCGTCGCCGAGCGCCTGGGCATCGGCTACGAAGACGTGAAAAAGTTCAACCCCGGCGTCATCTACATGCACTCGCCCTCCTTCGGCACGATTGGCCCGCGCAAGGACCAGCCCGGCTTCGAGCCCCTCGTCGGCGCGATGGTCGGGATGGCCATCATGAGCGCGGGCAAGGGCAATAACCCCGTGAACAGCGTCGCCAACATGGACTACGGCAACGGCCAGCTCGGCGCCATTGGCCTCCTCATGGCCCTTATCCATAGGGCTAAGACCGGCCAGGGCCAGAAGATCGAATGTCCGCAGATGGTCTCCGGCATGATTACCACGTCGGAGCTCCATTGGAAAAAGGACGGCACCCTCTCCGAGTGGTTCCAGCTGGATCAAAAGCAGACCGGCTATGGCCCACTCTGCCGTATCTACCCGACGAAGAGCGAGGAATGGATATGTGTCGTGGTCGCAAAGGAGAAGGACTTCCAAGCGCTGTGCAAGACCGTCGGCGCGCCTGGACTATCCTCGGACCTTCGCTTCGCCACCAAAGAGGCCCGCAAGAAGAACGCCGACTCCCTCTCCGCCGAGTTGGAGAAACTCTTTCTGGCGCGCACCGCCGCCGAGTGGTTCAAGGCCCTTGATGCCGCAGGCGTCCCCTGTGAGATCTCCGAGATGAAAGGCCCCGATAAGCTCTTCGGCAACCCGGAGCACGTCCAGAGCGGTCTCGTCTCCGTCTACCCCCATTCCCAGTTCGGCACCATGCGAGAGGTGGGCCAGATCATCCGCCTCTCGGAGACGCCGGGCAACATCTGGGGGCCAGCGCCGCTGGCAGGCCAGCACACGCGGGACATCCTCGCGGAGCTGGGCTACACCACCTCACAGCAGGATGACCTGAAGACCCGCGGCATCGTCAACTGGCCCATCGAAGAGCGCGCGAAGGTCGGCGTCTAA